The genome window atatgtttatagatTGCAAGGCTAATTAATATTGGCTAGAATTACTGAATAAAAAATTGTAGTGCTTTTTAGTGGTGTATATATTTGCTTAAGTGCTCATGATGTTAAAAATATGatcataaaataaacatatatttttaaattctaTTTCTACTCTGTAACAATTCAAAAAAATCTATAGACATTGCAAAAATGGAAAAACTTATACAATGAAATTCAAGGAtggataaataaaattttctgaattttcaaaactagcTCTGTTTTTGCTTGTGGAGTAGATAATCTCCGATTTCCAAAGTAGCTGACTTTGATTCTCTCTCTAGGGAGGGAGATGGCGTTATGGATTAGATGATGCATTGTGTCAAACCTACAGTGCTTAACACCAAGTTGAGCCAAAGATGTATAGAGATATAGGTGGGGATTGGAGAATCCCCCATCATCAATgccttatcttcttcttctgctccAATCATTTCACTGTTTTTTGTGGGGCGGTTGGAGCACACCATAGATTATGCTTCAAGTGTTGTCTCCATCGCATTGGTGATAGCCCAAcagtatatttatttatttgacataGAATCTATTTATGTCCTCGACTTAGTTATGCTTAGGTTCCTAATAgtttatataatataattaagaGACTTTCCCGTGCACCTCTGATAGCAATACTTTTGTGTCCACACATTAAGTTTTGACTCTGCTTATTATGTCGTTAGGTAAAATTTTCTATGCGCATGGGTCTGACGACGACCCGAATTTAGACGCACATAAAATGTctcaagttatatatatatatatatatatatgatcctaACCAAAGAGATCCCATGCCCCTCTGGGTTGCATTTTTTGAAGAGATACAAACTTATTCGGTCATGAGTTAATTCTCACTGAAAGCtaacattatttttttggcTGCGCATTAGGTTTTAACCCAACTTATCATGTTTTcatgtaaaaaaattttatgcgCACGGATTTGACGACAACCCAAATTTAGGCGCATATCAAATGTCtaaagttaaaaaaaacaaacatatgaaATTCTATCCTTATCAAAGAGATTTTCCCATGTCCCTTTGGGTTACAGTTTCGAAAGAGATACAAACTTATTGTGCcatgagtttgattctcactgAGAGCTAGCATTACTTTTGTGGTTGCGCACTAGGTTTTAgtccaacttatcatgtcgtcatgTAGAAATTTTTTATGCGCACGAATCTGACAACGGCCCAAATTTAAGCACATATCAGATGTCTAAAgttaaagaaaacaaacatatgAAATTCTATCCTGATCAAAGAGACTTTCTCATGCCCACCTGGGTTACAGTTTCCGAAGAGATACAAACTTATTGggtcatgagttcgattctcactgagAATTAGCAATACTTTTGTGGCTATACACTAGGCTttaacttaatttatcatgtcgtcaggtaaaaaaaatttatgcgcACGGATCTGACAACGGCCCAAATTTAAGCATATATAACATGtctaaagttaaaaaaaaataataataaacatatGAAATTCTATCCTAATCAAAGATTCAAAGCACCCCCATCCCCATGATCATATGTGCGCGTCGAATCATAATATATCGGGCAGGAGTTGGCAGATGCCATTCAATGCATCATCTATAGTTATCAACAATAGAAGAGAATCCAAGACACAATAATTGCCAACTCTATCACGAGCTGTCGGCTCttcgatcttcttcttctttgtctttttaAGTTTGAAAAACACATGCATGTACGATCCATATTTTTCCACGTCAATTCTTGGACTTGTCCCGTTTTGCAGCTCTGCATTATCTAGAGCAAAAAGGTATACTTTCCTTATTTGGAGATATTAACAAATCCCTAGCTATTCCTTTCCTTGCTAGATTAATACAATGACCTAGTTCTGTACTTTCCAGTACTGCCCTGCACAAAAttattgtgttcttagaacaccAATACTTGTATTTATTAAAACAACCGAAATCCAAGTATTTGTGGAACTACAGTGATACTTCCGAATCACTAGTTAAAGTGATAAGTATGGTGTATATCATCCTGAtaatcagggttcgaatccccttctctcgttttaaaaaagaaaaataaaaaataaaaaagctacAGCGATTTTTAACTTATCATTCTTAATCTCAGTGTCTTTTACATTATAATGGGTACCAGCTTCAATCGTCATTGTAAATACCATATACCATAATTCAGTTTTGTCAACTTTATATTGTGTATGATTTGTGACTgcagaaagagagaaaatggaGAATTTTTTCCAAGAGAACGATTAGAATCAATTGGGGTTCACTTTATTCCATGATACTTCTTTTTGGTATTCCATTGTTGAATCATTTGTCACATATATGCCTAATGTCTTTCTTTTTGACGGAAAACCCTAAccatatattatattatgttatatccTCTCCTTTTGGAGGCTTCTTCCACCTTTATCAAATACAGAGCACTTTGCATCCCATTTTGGCCTCcacttatacatatatatcaccAACAGTACTGCACAAGTGTACTACCCTCCAAATTAATGGGAACAGTTAAAGTGATGAACAGTACTTCCACTACATCATCACAGATAATATACCTTCAGAGAGTCCTCGGTGGGCTTGACTTGTTCTTGTGCTCAAAATTCATGAGATGGTTGTGCTCTAACTGACATGGCTAGTAAAATAAGGCCTATGCAGAAGATTGGATACCAATGGTCAATAGATTATATGGGCTGGGCTTGGAAGGCATGGAGAGTTTTATGAGAATTTCTGTTGAGAATCACATATCAAAAAGATGCGAGGATCTCATTTGGTTTATAATGACAAGCCCTCCCCACTCTACCAACAATGCCTCATAATAAAGACAAAGTCGTGAAGGTAATTCGATATATTCACAATGAACTGACGTTACCCCAGAGCAGACAATATTGTTGTGTGATGGGCTCAATCTTCAATCTCCACGAAGGCCCTTTTCATTCGATAAatccaaaacagacaatattgttggtacAAGCATGCTAGGATTTCTGACAATTTCTTCCCTAACTTtactaaaaaaattaagaaataacAAATTTGCTTCTTGTAGCTGGAATAAAACATTATTATACAAGCAATAAATAGAACTTAAAAGTATTGAATTTGGAACAACTTAGAACTCTGATCATGCAAAAGTACAGCAACGCCggcagacaaaaaaaaactagttgGACCAGTTTTAAGACCTTTCCCTCCCTCCAGTGATAAAGCATCCTTATAAAACATTTTTGGAACCCACGTACTCGTCACAACTAGTTACCACAACTGAAGAACAAGTTGTGAATTCAGCAAATGTATAAATTCAGGATAATTCCCTCCTCTATATCTAAGGAACAACACAGTCCCTTTACGACATCATAGCCGGCCATCGCCTAAGTTTAGACCCTGAAAAATATGTTGGTGATACTAAAGAGTGCTATACAAACCTTCCAATACTGGCTACTCAAAAATAGCAAaggaaaacaatatattaattctAACCGCCATAAATTATGTAACTATCTTGATAATTGATATTGTTTTCTTATAACTAAAATTGCAAAGAATCGACATCATAATATGatgatcatcatcaaagcctttatcccaaaagtttgggatcggCTACATAATTTTATAAGAACATCAATAGGAATCCACCACGTGTATGACAAAGAAtacacatgaaaaaaaataaagttggtACCTAAACAATCCTTGTTGAGATACTGAGATGAAGCGGGAGATCCTTTCTTTCCCTGTCCTCCGTATTCcatcatttcttcttcttaagATATGTTTTCGGGTAGTTGGGCATTTTTCATACAAGCCCGTGTCCAATTCTTGGTCCGAATCGAGGCTATTGGGCCCTAATTTTCCTTTGTGTTTTACTTAGTTATTGGCCCAAATTAGATGTATTGTAAGCAGTCGGGGTGTTCATCGGGTTTAAAAACCTGAACAACCAGGTGACACGGCCCAACCTGGGACCTATCGGGTAGGCCCAAAACTTTTTTTATAGATCCGGGCTAAACCTGACCCGAAAACTCTTAAACCAGGCCGGGTCCCGATAACCCGATTAAAAAttactaaaataaaatatatttttacttGATGGCCTCTTTGTGCTTTTAAAGCAAATTCCCTTGTGCTTGTCTCTGTAAATACAATGTGGGATAGATGGAGACTAGGCAAATATAAGAAACCAATAGTAAACCCCAATACTTCAATAACATTGAGAGTGGAAGACTAAGGGAAGGCTGAATCAACGGATCTTGACACATCACACCTACATCGATTGCTGCCTACAACAAGTTGACAACCCTAAACTATATTGCTCCATTTCTTTAGATCTGCTAGTGTGGGTGATGAAATTCCTCCATTCCTCCATTTCTTTAGATCTGCTAGTGTGGGTTTGGATCTACTAGTGTTGTCGTGTGGGTATGTGTGGTTGCTAATGCTCCGTTTGTTTGGAGGAAAGCCAACCTCCTCATGGAAAATATATATCgtggaaaaaaattaatttctagtgtttggacaaaAGTATTATGAatgtttttcattgtttgtttgatgagaaatataaatttgagatacaacaatttttttttcttgttgatgaAATTATGTGTACATATATTCATCAATGTGTCAATGTAATTTCGGATATCCAAGAACTTTCACGttgctttcttttttgtattcttaggCATGCTAGGATATCGGCCAATACGGTGACACATGAATTAGCCAAACTTGGAAAAGTTTCTTCTGAGGATGGTTTATTTGTTGAGGAATGTCCTTTTACTATTTTACAATTTGTAACTGCTGACAAAGCTCTTTGTTAATGaagttttttcttctcaaaaaaagaaaaaagaaaaaaaagagtgtcAATACATactaaaaataatgataatttgAACATACACATTATATTGTCAATACATTATTTGTTTGGTAAAGTAACAGgaatattaaaagaaaaagaaaaagaaagcataaGTTGTAACGGTGACACATGTTCACATCCTATAAATATGGCATATCAACCACTATTTGTTAGATTCAGGTTCAAAGAGAAATTTTAACATCTGCCAAGTATAATggtacactatatatatatatatatatatatatataggaattctcttataaatactcaaaataaagatttaaaataagtacaactttttgaccattgatttaaaacatgtgggatccaAAACAGTGAGTCTCACTggtcatttcacttaaatcaatagTCAAAAAGTTGTACTTGTTTTAAGTTCTTGCTttgagtatttatatgaaaatatatatatataatatgtggaatTTGTTATGGCAAACTAGAGACAGAACGGCAAGAGAATATTGAATGTCGCTAATGAGAAAACGAGAGAGACAAATTGGATTAGGGGAAGACTGGGAAAACAACGGCCGCTCCTCCAAAGTGGCTGTTGTTTTCCTCTAATTAGGTTAGATTTTCCTATtgactttttaaattttctgtTGACTTTCTTAATTTCCCTCAAACAAACACAGTAAAATGTAAATTTGGTTTTCCAAGAAATTAATTTACCTCAAACAAAGGGAGCATTAAGTGTTTGATAGTTTTCCaatagaataatgcttgagaccctcaaaaagtgacccccaattaatgtggagtgttggatgtgaagtgagctctacatgtatgtttttaatcaatggttattttaatgccacatagattcaaagaaattttggggatcaaattttgggggtctctagcattgtccttttcAATAAAGTAAACAGTGCAAGGCTTCATTTTTGATTGATCTCGACTCTATAATTCTTGTCCATCTAGAACgggtttgcttttttttttctttttctttttttttcccttttgttcaTGGCAAACAGACGAGCGAGAGCGACTCGAGAATGAAGATGATTTTTCGACCCTTGTTCTGTGTAAGGTGTTATCGGGTAACCCGGAGATCCGAAACCCGATAATTCTTAACAGGGTTACCGAACCGTGTCTTCATCTCTAAAAAATCATCAGATTGGGTCAAACCCGGAACACTGTTACAAAAATCCCTCTAATCGGCCGACTAGTCGATAGTCGACGTTTGTCACCGCGACTAATAGGGTCACTTAATCGGTGACTCGATTAAGCCCCGACAAGTTGGTCTCGTCGGCCTAGTcggagaaataaaaaaattaaaaaaaacttgaCTATTATGGAACCTAGTCTCAGCACAATCGCGAGCATCATTATGTAATTGACCTTGAAATAAGACATTCTTCCGGATCTGGGAAGCTGCCTCGGAGAGGGAATCTGGTCGGGACATAGAGGTGCGATCAACAAGTTCATACCATGGGCGGCGCTGTCAGAGGCCGTGACGGACAGAGGAGGATATGCCTGAGAAAAACGCGCGAAAAGCGAGTGTTGCAATGGGGGGTTGCGATTGGGAACCACCCGTGGATTGAGGGTTCGAGATTGGGAGTGCCTTGCTGCCATCGGTGACGCGTGTTTAATCGATGGCGCGTTTGCTATCACAGACAGATTTGCCAAGAGCGATAGAAGCAACATATAAAACTCTAGAAACAACTAGAAGAGATGAAACACGATAACAGAACACAGTTGGAACAATTTGTGAATTTTCCTATTTTCTCAAATTAAGCCCAATTTCATTTGGACTAGCTATCATTTTCTTGGACTTTTACCACTAATTTtttagggacttttggaggccggtacaccagattatacttaattgtaaaaaagtgcagtcactaaaacatccttttaaaaaagtacactgggatcatcttttaccaaaataacctcaaatttgattttctctctccacgaattgtgatacaatagtgatacttttaaatagaagatccaatttagtgttcaatttatatcttttgcttataaaatgatgatataaatgttagaatgtaaatttgattgcattacatgtctttctagttcaattatgccattttagtggatttttggtgttggtgatactatagtgatacatctctgcagctgtaaatgtttttccaaaacgagcaagagatgtataaaccaagaaaagaaaaccaagaaatgaaaagtgattaggaagaagaagtatgcatattggttcaattacatcattttaatgaatttttggtgttggtgatactatagtgatacatctctgcacttgtaaatgtttttccaaaacgaataagagaggtaaccaagaaaagaaaatcaagaaaggaaaagtaattaggaagatgaagtatgcatactagttttattgtatcattttagtgattttttggtgttggtgatactatggtgatactatagtgatactatagtgatacatctctgcaaaaaacgaaccagagttcagatctgcaaaaaaacaaagcacagcccagattgaacaacgaagcatcgtccagatctgtcaaaaacaaggcagagcaactcgacgcagtccagattgagcaacgacgaagaaggcgatgaagagaggagaaactcgaccaaaaacggagaagaaggcaacgaagaaccaATTCATatcgagaagaagaagaagaagaagaagaagaagaagaagaagaagaagaagaagaagaagaagaagaagaaggagataacttttagtagagaagaaggagagaaagagaggaagttggatagttggagggagaagaagaagaagaagaaggaggaggagggtattgtaggtataaactaaaaaatatcttaagtcagatgaccaaattacccttaaattgtacttttttacaattttaaaaatgtccatgacctttttacaattaagttgtctaaagtgctcttattGCCAATTGTCCGAATTTTTTACTAACTTGGGCTTCACCCATTAAGCCCAatgcatatatgatatattgatataaCTAAATTTGTTCAATGAATTGGGCCCAACAAACCCAAATGTGTTCCCATAAATGTTATACAAATACTTACATTAGGGAAGATGAGAGTTGAACTctgctatatatatttttttaattaaaaaaactcaaaacaattaATCTGATTAATTCTCGACTAGTCTccgattaatccaattaatcctTAGTCCCCGCGAACCGTCTAGTGGCCGACTAGTGATTTTTGCAACAGTGTCCGGAACCCGACCCAATATTCACCCCTAAGTTTTACTTAGTTACTGGGCCAAATTAGATGTACTATAGGCACTTAAGCAGGCCCTAATTCAATGCTAGTACATCCTGATAAATTGAACATGTTCAGTCCAATAACCATAATTGCAATCCAATTATGGCCATGGGTGGTATAAGCCTATAAGGAATTAGGGTCTCAACTTTTATGGGCCAAAACTTTAACCCATTTGTCAAAGTTCCACTTGACTCTGCACATGAAGCATTCCTCACTcagtttatttttgttattcaaCTTCTTTTGTTAAAACAAATTGagctaattaaataaataaactgagttttaaaaaaattcgaAATAAATTTTGTTGTAAGTCTGTCTAATTCCTTGCTCCTCAGATTGTGGGACACCACTTTTTTGGTATGAAACCTCATAAATGACTGGTGAAATGGTGGTTAGTCATGTTACAAAAACTATTATGTATTCACAAGTTTCTATTATTGAATATGGGACCATTGTAGAGTTTGTTAAAGCTGTGATAAACAAGCAACTTTCCAAATTATtggcttttcatgcttttctttaattctactctctctttctctctcacacacacatactTCCTTTCCACTCCAAAGCATTCCTCCTaaccaactctctctctctctctctctctctctctctctccaactgAAAAAAgtgtaaatatatttatttatttaatattcatACATGTCTCTCTCAAAAGCTGTCATTCTGTTATTGTTAGGGTTAATTTCCCTGAGTTTTTGAGGTGCTTGCCTTGGCGGGAACATTTTGAGAGATTTTTCTAATGTTTTGTCCAGCCACTCATTGACTGCCACGTAAGCAAACGACTGTTTATAATGCGCTATTTGACCTTCATTTACTCCTCCCTCTCACTCGCTCCGCTTTTCTCGTTTGAGCTCTCTCGAGCTCAACCTTGTTTCAGGTGACTAGGCTAGGTCAGATTCTTCATCTCTGGAATTTATAAACAAATCTGTGTTTCCATGAATTGTTATTACttgatgattttgttttgtttttctcttctcATTTTCTGCTCCAGCGATTAAGATTTCAGTCACCGCCATTGATGGAGAGCAAAGAGGCGTCTCCACCGACAGATCCAAAAACTCTTTCCGCTTCTTCACCAACGACGCCGCTCGCTTCATCTCCACCAGATCGGAAGCAGGAATTCGCCACCAATTTCACCAAGATGTACCATTCGATTTTCCCGCAGATGTCTACTCTCCCGAACTCCCTCTCCCTCACGCCATCCCCGTGCTCTGTATCCTCCTCGGCCACCGACGACTTCCATCTCTCCGCTGACGACGTAGCCATTGAACGCCGCCTATGCCAGGCTCGTCTCATTCTTGAGTACCAGGAGCTTTGTGATCACTACAATCTCTGCGTCGATCGCCTCCAGAGGCTCAACAGAGAGATCGATTCCCTTCGCCAAGAGAACAACGATCTCCGTCTGACCAATGCGGAACTCATCAAGCTCACTAGCCTCTCCTCTCAGCCAGCGATGCAGAGCCTCTCACTCCGGGGTGCTCGCGCGAGTCATCTCAGTGAACAGCTTGTCTCCGATTTCAACCATACCAACACGATCGAGAACCGATTCGAAAGTAGGAGAAGTGTAGAACGATATACTTTGCCGAAGAGCATCTCAGTCCGTTCCGGTGGCTTTCTGCAGATGAAACCTGCCAGTCCAAGCAATGACGGTACGAGTCGCGTGCCGAGTGTGCCTCGAGTCGCGAGTCAACTCATCCCTGGATCTGTgagtttttaatttaatttgttcgTTTAAACACGTTTTTGTGTCCAGCATGTATCATTTCACTATTTTGCTAATTGCTACGCTTTTCTGGTTAAAACAACTCAATTCGTTTCCTCCATTTCGTACTCCATGATCTTGCCAAACAATCCATCCGGTTCGTCTGCAGCCAGACTTGCAACTTACGCAACTATTTTTATGCAGTTATATAAATTAACGTTTAGAATGCTGAAAACTGATTTGTGCACTTGCATCTCCGCAGCAGCGCGTGTTTGTGCCAAGCAAGAAGACAGAGGAGGATGCGGCAGAGTTCGATGTCTACAATCAAGGCATGTGGAAGACGGAGCTGTGCAACAAGTGGCAAGAGACCGGCACATGTCCTTACGATGACCACTGTCAGTTCGCTCACGGTCTCTCCGAGCTGCGTCCGGTCATCAGGCATCCAAGGTACAAAACCGAGGTCTGCAGAATGGTTCTCGCCGGTGACACATGTCCTTACGGTCACAGGTGCCATTTCCGCCACTCACTCACCGAGCAGGAGAGGCTGGTGGTCCCACGTTAATTGTCAACCGTCACGCCATGCATCAAGGTTTGTTCAAGATTGGTATATTGGTTTGAGCTTATATAAGTATACAATGGATTGGATTGTGAGGAAGTTAAACCCAATAAAAGTACATAAAACTGATCATaattagagaaaaaagagaaagaaataggaagataataaaataaaaaagaagtccCACATAAAACGAAATGTCCAGAGTTTGTAATGATTGATATTTTGTTATGCAACAGCACCAACTTGGGTTTCAAGTTTGTTATCACTCGTCTCTCTCATATGGTTGATTACTTGATTTAGATTCTCGTAGAGGGTGTCACGTGTGTGTTGATTATATATGGGCCGGCCGATCCAGTTTGTTATACtcatatctatctatctaccATTTGGTGGTGTAGACGTGTAGTAATGTTGAATCCATGCAGCTGtaagtggatttttttttttatattaataatCGGCTCTCTGTTTAAGCACTGTTGGAGATTGGATAGTGTTACTAGTGAATAGGTATCTTATAACGAATTTGGGAAGATTAGAAGTGTGATAATATATCGCAATTATAATACATGTGGTAACTAATTGAAGTTATATTGCCTATATAATATGTGGACAATTTTGAGAACTTGATCAGCATGTAGTGTTACAATACACAAGAATAAACTCTTATG of Tripterygium wilfordii isolate XIE 37 chromosome 13, ASM1340144v1, whole genome shotgun sequence contains these proteins:
- the LOC120011844 gene encoding zinc finger CCCH domain-containing protein 14-like isoform X2 → MESKEASPPTDPKTLSASSPTTPLASSPPDRKQEFATNFTKMYHSIFPQMSTLPNSLSLTPSPCSVSSSATDDFHLSADDVAIERRLCQARLILEYQELCDHYNLCVDRLQRLNREIDSLRQENNDLRLTNAELIKLTSLSSQPAMQSLSLRGARASHLSEQLVSDFNHTNTIENRFESRRSVERYTLPKSISVRSGGFLQMKPASPSNDGTSRVPSVPRVASQLIPGSRVFVPSKKTEEDAAEFDVYNQGMWKTELCNKWQETGTCPYDDHCQFAHGLSELRPVIRHPRYKTEVCRMVLAGDTCPYGHRCHFRHSLTEQERLVVPR
- the LOC120011844 gene encoding zinc finger CCCH domain-containing protein 14-like isoform X1, which translates into the protein MESKEASPPTDPKTLSASSPTTPLASSPPDRKQEFATNFTKMYHSIFPQMSTLPNSLSLTPSPCSVSSSATDDFHLSADDVAIERRLCQARLILEYQELCDHYNLCVDRLQRLNREIDSLRQENNDLRLTNAELIKLTSLSSQPAMQSLSLRGARASHLSEQLVSDFNHTNTIENRFESRRSVERYTLPKSISVRSGGFLQMKPASPSNDGTSRVPSVPRVASQLIPGSQRVFVPSKKTEEDAAEFDVYNQGMWKTELCNKWQETGTCPYDDHCQFAHGLSELRPVIRHPRYKTEVCRMVLAGDTCPYGHRCHFRHSLTEQERLVVPR